A genomic region of Venturia canescens isolate UGA chromosome 7, ASM1945775v1, whole genome shotgun sequence contains the following coding sequences:
- the Dcr-2 gene encoding endoribonuclease Dicer isoform X2: MEDFTPRAYQIDLYEKAVAQNTIIYLPTGSGKTYIAVMLIKKYSDRVQLPYSKGGKRIIFAVNTVPLVSQQSEYIARHTGLACKGFSGDMGVDYWSKEDWLKEIEDNQVLVLVAEICLSLIQHGIMRLSDISLLIFDECHKAVGNHPMRNIMKRFESFDSSEHPRILGLTATLLNANVKVEKVEATIRDLEITLHSRVATANSYNTFREYGNLDEKFVRYNPPTTYGIEVELGLLFDYAIGILDTIKLKGSFDCELSSKELSPKPKNLRLKNLIEDAREHINTMGLYGGSKCLLLHMIQLESMKKTTDDLQTMTILEFLITQLTKMRKIIEHKMDGYSELNKIFKFSSDQVLKTVESLKHFNSTKDDEQKFCCIVFVQRRVSARVLYNILKNLQKLNEQYSFLVPDYILGYTNNPYKNPREALCLSKWNKEALLRFRSGHSNCLVATDVVDEGVDVPTCTLIVRYDLPLDFRSYVQSKGRARHKSSRYIMLISSEDKSFPSKHKNFQRVENLMKMVSLTLPSVSPLNHTIEGDVRDSIAEAKRSAALKACVELHKIGELTNHLLPVEPSAVLGCNEHLFPHWEEEKFDPHVGIPGTASKKRIHPIKHPESLNAAFPVSKRPLYLHLIQAKPSYPKPYENRQWVFYEMLCDDAGFGLVTTKPIPQIPGFPIFMNVGELKVNLKVNHSVFEMSEENIAELVQFHWLIFHKVLNIIKSFMVFDTENKSNSFLVVPTDANGNLCWSTIQKYKMIEETPPSEPLNVFEYDQALIKPSYRSSSSVYVVTQVCDDLMAESPFPNGDYHSYMHYYKDRHGLTIRNPKQPMLEVKAISKKIDCIRPRGIKAGLSKRKCADILEDFEEHFVAELCNRTNFSALYWLKASYLPSVLHRVCQLLVAEDLRAQIVREARLGVMKLEGGSLWPPVVIKSTDIDEHPELLLEVSTADESFVELSASPIDIPGPEIDTLESNLYPWKKESEPINLYGDIEKIQLIDIEYYHQFMATPLGTDEDEILKKRNRSQPFATRPKTKAPVLEILNKNDEVGPSPAVIMQALTSKSSHDVFDLERLETLGDSLLKFAVSLFLYETYPEYGEGQLTVIKGKMVGNRNLYYCGTNKQIPGRMKVERFEPMCNFISPAFTVMRPLQNLLLSSETSPNVLYEIMIPSNEQLAGIPSNATLVRMEEIVSSWNEENAHTGMEPFLDVQSVPDKSVSDGVEALIGVYLNTMGLTGAFKILTWFNILPLELRIDDILRKVSRSPRIGTGNPDDHMPQADYIQKQIGYKFNDRAYLLQAFTHPSYTPNNITPGYERLEFLGDAVLDFLITVHIYESCDYLSPGALTDLRSALVNNITFACLAVKYGFHTALMAYAPKLQEIIERFVKFQADRDFIVDDELLWILLEEEDCKMAEFVDVPKILGDLFESVIGAIYLDTGKNLHKVWEIVYTMMQKEITTFSKQVPKQPIRVIHETPGANPKFTNTSTVDGTQTVMVTLEVTIAGKTKTFHGFGANKKQAKCAAAKQALKCIRSNV, encoded by the exons ATGGAGGATTTCACTCCAAGAGCTTATCAAATAGACCTTTACGAGAAAGCTGTCGCCCAAAATACTATTATTTACCTGCCGACGGGATCGGGAAAAACTTACATAGCAGTAATGCTCATAAAGAAATACAGCGATAGAGTGCAGTT GCCGTATAGTAAAGGCGGTAAACGCATCATTTTTGCGGTAAATACGGTCCCTTTGGTATCTCAGCAAAGCGAGTATATTGCCAGACACACAGGCCTCGCATGTAAAGGATTTTCAGGGGATATGGGTGTTGACTATTGGTCCAAAGAGGACTGGCTCAAAGAGATTGAAGACAATCAG GTTCTTGTACTGGTGGCAGAAATATGTTTGTCCTTAATACAACATGGAATTATGCGATTGAGCGACATCTCTCTGCTTATTTTCGACGAGTGCCACAAAGCTGTTGGTAATCATCCCATGAGAAATATTATGAAAAGATTTGAGTCGTTTGACAGCAGCGAACATCCTAGGATATTGGGCTTGACTGCGACACTTTTGAATGCTAATGTCAAAGTTGAAAAAGTAGAAGCAACAATTCGG GATCTTGAAATCACTCTTCATTCTCGGGTTGCTACTGCAAATTCATATAACACGTTCCGAGAATACGGAAACCTGGACGAAAAATTTGTTCGGTACAATCCTCCCACAACTTATGGTATCGAAGTCGAGCTTGGATTACTTTTTGATTACGCAATTGGCATACTGGATACGATCAAGTTGAAAGGTTCTTTCGACTGCGAGTTGTCAAGCAAGGAGTTATCGCCAAAGCCAAAAAATTTGAgactgaaaaatttgattgaagaCGCACGGGAGCACATTAACACAATGG GATTGTATGGGGGCAGCAAATGTCTTCTTTTGCACATGATACAGCtagaaagtatgaaaaaaacaactgaCGATCTT CAAACGATGACAATACTCGAATTTTTGATCACGCAATTGACGAAAATGCGAAAAATCATCGAACACAAAATGGACGGATATTCAGAGCTTAACAAGATATTCAA ATTTTCTTCAGACCAAGTGTTAAAAACAGTGGAATCTTTGAAGCACTTTAACAGCACGAAAGATGacgagcaaaaattttgttgcatcGTATTTGTTCAACGGAGGGTTAGCGCACGTGTTTTATACAACATATTGAAG AACCTACAAAAACTAAACGAGCAGTACAGTTTTTTGGTTCCGGACTACATACTCGGATACACGAACAATCCGTACAAAAATCCACGGGAAGCCCTGTGTTTATCCAAGTGGAATAAGGAAGCTTTGCTGAG attcCGAAGTGGGCATTCTAATTGTCTAGTAGCAACAGACGTCGTTGATGAGGGCGTGGACGTGCCAACGTGCACGCTCATCGTCCGGTACGATCTTCCGTTAGATTTTCGAAGTTACGTTCAGAGCAAAGGACGAGCACGACACAAATCGAGTCGCTACATCATGCTAATTTCGAGCGAGGACAAAAGTTTCCCatcgaaacataaaaattttcagagGGTCGAGAATCTCATGAAAATG GTGTCTCTGACTCTACCTTCAGTATCGCCGCTCAATCACACTATCGAGGGTGACGTGAGGGACAGTATAGCAGAGGCAAAACGATCGGCTGCCTTGAAAGCATGCGTGGAACTCCataaaattggcgaattaacCAATCATTTGCTACCCGTGGAACCTAGTGCTGTTCTCGGTTGTAATGAACATTTGTTTCCACAttgggaagaagaaaaatttgatccACACGTTGGAATACCTGGAACAGCAAGCAAAAAACGCATTCACCCGATAAAA CATCCCGAGTCTCTGAATGCAGCTTTTCCGGTATCCAAACGACCGCTTTATCTTCATTTGATTCAAGCGAAACCAAGTTATCCAAAGCCTTACGAGAATCGGCAATGGGTCTTTTACGAAATGTTGTGCGATGACGCTGGTTTTGGGTTGGTCACGACTAAACCTATACCACAG ATTCCAGGATTTCCGATATTCATGAACGTCGGTGAATTGAAagtaaatttgaaagtaaatcACTcagttttcgaaatgtcagaaGAAAACATCGCCGAATTGGTACAGTTTCACTGgctaatttttcacaaagtcCTCAACATCATTAAAAGTTTCATGGTATTTGACACGGAGAATAAAAGCAACAGCTTCTTAGTCGTTCCGA CCGATGCGAATGGAAATTTGTGCTGGTCGACAATTCAAAAGTATAAAATGATCGAGGAGACTCCACCTTCCGAACCATTGAACGTTTTCGAATACGATCAAGCTCTCATAAAGCCCAGCTATAGATCGTCGTCAAGCGTCTACGTTGTTACGCAAGTCTGTGACGATCTCATGGCTGAATCGCCATTTCCGAATGGCGATTATCACAGTTATATGCACTATTACAAGGATCGACACGGTCTGACTATTCGTAATCCCAAACAACCGATGCTCGAGGTCAAGGCcatttctaaaaaaattgattgcatAAGACCGAG AGGCATTAAAGCTGGATTGAGCAAAAGAAAATGTGCGGACATACTAGAAGATTTCGAGGAGCATTTCGTCGCTGAATTGTGTAACAGAACCAACTTTTCGGCTCTCTACTGGCTCAAAGCGAGTTATTTACCATCGGTGTTGCACAGAGTTTGTCAATTGCTCGTAGCCGAGGATCTTCGTGCACAAATCGTGAGAGAAGCGCGTCTTGGTGTTATGAAACTCGAAGGAGGTTCTCTTTGGCCTCCGGTCGTAATTAAATCCACCGACATCGATGAACACCCGGAACTTTTGCTCGAAGTATCGACCGCCGATGAATCATTCGTCGAGCTTTCTGCATCACCAATCGATATACCCGGTCCGGAAATTGACA CTCTCGAATCGAACCTTTATCCATGGAAAAAAGAATCTGAGCCAATAAACCTGTACGgggatattgaaaaaattcaacttaTTGACATTGaatattatcatcaatttatGGCAACTCCATTGGGCACCGACGAAGATGAAATTTTG aaaaagCGAAACCGTTCTCAGCCATTTGCTACTAGGCCCAAGACGAAAGCGCCCGTATTGGAAATACTGAACAAAAATGATGAAGTCGGTCCGAGCCCGGCGGTTATAATGCAAGCCCTTACATCAAAATCGTCTCACGATGTTTTCGATCTCGAAAGACTCGAGACTCTCGGTGATTCTCTGTTGAAATTTGCCGTGTCCCTCTTTTTGTACGAGACTTATCCGGAGTACGGCGAAGGTCAGTTAACCGTGATAAAGGGGAAAATGGTTGGCAATCGGAATCTCTATTATTGCGgtacaaacaaacaaatacCTGGACGAATGAAAGTAGAGAGATTTGAACCAATGTGCAATTTCATATCACCCGCTTTTACCGTCATGCGACCGCTTCAAAATCTGTTGCTGAGCTCCGAG ACATCGCCCAACGTTTTATACGAAATAATGATTCCATCGAACGAGCAATTAGCGGGCATCCCCTCAAATGCAACTCTCGTCAGAATGGAAGAAATCGTGTCGTCTTGGAACGAAGAGAATGCTCATACGGGAATGGAACCCTTTTTGGATGTACAAAGTGTACCCGACAAATCTGTATCGGATGGTGTTGAGGCTCTCATCGGTGTTTATCTTAAC ACAATGGGTCTTACGGGAGCTTTTAAAATCCTCACGTGGTTTAATATTCTTCCATTGGAACTACGGATCGACGATATCCTTCGGAAAGTTTCCAGGAGTCCGAGAATTGGAACTGGAAATCCAGACGATCACATGCCACAGGCCGACTATATCCAGAAACAGATAGGCTACAAATTCAATGATCGAGCTTATCTTTTGCAG GCATTTACACATCCGTCTTATACTCCCAATAACATTACACCCGGATACGAGAGATTGGAATTTCTCGGAGACGCCGTACTCG ATTTCTTAATAACGGTTCACATATACGAGTCGTGTGATTATTTGAGCCCTGGTGCTCTGACAGATTTGCGATCAGCTCTCGTCAACAACATTACCTTTGCATGTTTGGCCGTAAAATATGGTTTTCACACGGCCCTGATGGCGTACGCGCCAAAACTCCAAGAAATAATCGAGAGATTCGTTAAATTCCAAGCGGATCGAGATTTCATTGTGGACGATGAA TTACTTTGGATACTCCTAGAGGAAGAAGACTGCAAAATGGCGGAATTCGTAGATGTGCCAAAAATTTTAGGCGACTTGTTCGAATCGGTGATCGGGGCCATTTACCTCGACACCGGGAAAAATTTGCACAAAGTTTGGGAGATCGTGTACACCATGATGCAAAAAGAAATCA ccaCTTTCAGCAAGCAAGTGCCGAAACAGCCTATACGTGTTATTCACGAAACCCCCGGCGCAAATCCCAAATTTAC GAATACATCGACGGTTGATGGAACGCAAACAGTAATGGTGACACTGGAGGTCACGATCGCCGGAAAAACGAAGACGTTTCATGGATTTGGAGCGAACAAGAAACAAGCTAAATGTGCTGCCGCTAAGCAAGCTCTCAAGTGCATCAGAAGCAACGTGTGA
- the Dcr-2 gene encoding endoribonuclease Dicer isoform X1 produces MEDFTPRAYQIDLYEKAVAQNTIIYLPTGSGKTYIAVMLIKKYSDRVQLPYSKGGKRIIFAVNTVPLVSQQSEYIARHTGLACKGFSGDMGVDYWSKEDWLKEIEDNQVLVLVAEICLSLIQHGIMRLSDISLLIFDECHKAVGNHPMRNIMKRFESFDSSEHPRILGLTATLLNANVKVEKVEATIRDLEITLHSRVATANSYNTFREYGNLDEKFVRYNPPTTYGIEVELGLLFDYAIGILDTIKLKGSFDCELSSKELSPKPKNLRLKNLIEDAREHINTMGLYGGSKCLLLHMIQLESMKKTTDDLQTMTILEFLITQLTKMRKIIEHKMDGYSELNKIFKFSSDQVLKTVESLKHFNSTKDDEQKFCCIVFVQRRVSARVLYNILKNLQKLNEQYSFLVPDYILGYTNNPYKNPREALCLSKWNKEALLRFRSGHSNCLVATDVVDEGVDVPTCTLIVRYDLPLDFRSYVQSKGRARHKSSRYIMLISSEDKSFPSKHKNFQRVENLMKMALIGHTDDREEVSAEEIEEKLYKTETPPYVVVDEDGNKATVTDLSSIGLINLYCANLIKSKFISLTPTWILHKNRSEITPELRYKVSLTLPSVSPLNHTIEGDVRDSIAEAKRSAALKACVELHKIGELTNHLLPVEPSAVLGCNEHLFPHWEEEKFDPHVGIPGTASKKRIHPIKHPESLNAAFPVSKRPLYLHLIQAKPSYPKPYENRQWVFYEMLCDDAGFGLVTTKPIPQIPGFPIFMNVGELKVNLKVNHSVFEMSEENIAELVQFHWLIFHKVLNIIKSFMVFDTENKSNSFLVVPTDANGNLCWSTIQKYKMIEETPPSEPLNVFEYDQALIKPSYRSSSSVYVVTQVCDDLMAESPFPNGDYHSYMHYYKDRHGLTIRNPKQPMLEVKAISKKIDCIRPRGIKAGLSKRKCADILEDFEEHFVAELCNRTNFSALYWLKASYLPSVLHRVCQLLVAEDLRAQIVREARLGVMKLEGGSLWPPVVIKSTDIDEHPELLLEVSTADESFVELSASPIDIPGPEIDTLESNLYPWKKESEPINLYGDIEKIQLIDIEYYHQFMATPLGTDEDEILKKRNRSQPFATRPKTKAPVLEILNKNDEVGPSPAVIMQALTSKSSHDVFDLERLETLGDSLLKFAVSLFLYETYPEYGEGQLTVIKGKMVGNRNLYYCGTNKQIPGRMKVERFEPMCNFISPAFTVMRPLQNLLLSSETSPNVLYEIMIPSNEQLAGIPSNATLVRMEEIVSSWNEENAHTGMEPFLDVQSVPDKSVSDGVEALIGVYLNTMGLTGAFKILTWFNILPLELRIDDILRKVSRSPRIGTGNPDDHMPQADYIQKQIGYKFNDRAYLLQAFTHPSYTPNNITPGYERLEFLGDAVLDFLITVHIYESCDYLSPGALTDLRSALVNNITFACLAVKYGFHTALMAYAPKLQEIIERFVKFQADRDFIVDDELLWILLEEEDCKMAEFVDVPKILGDLFESVIGAIYLDTGKNLHKVWEIVYTMMQKEITTFSKQVPKQPIRVIHETPGANPKFTNTSTVDGTQTVMVTLEVTIAGKTKTFHGFGANKKQAKCAAAKQALKCIRSNV; encoded by the exons ATGGAGGATTTCACTCCAAGAGCTTATCAAATAGACCTTTACGAGAAAGCTGTCGCCCAAAATACTATTATTTACCTGCCGACGGGATCGGGAAAAACTTACATAGCAGTAATGCTCATAAAGAAATACAGCGATAGAGTGCAGTT GCCGTATAGTAAAGGCGGTAAACGCATCATTTTTGCGGTAAATACGGTCCCTTTGGTATCTCAGCAAAGCGAGTATATTGCCAGACACACAGGCCTCGCATGTAAAGGATTTTCAGGGGATATGGGTGTTGACTATTGGTCCAAAGAGGACTGGCTCAAAGAGATTGAAGACAATCAG GTTCTTGTACTGGTGGCAGAAATATGTTTGTCCTTAATACAACATGGAATTATGCGATTGAGCGACATCTCTCTGCTTATTTTCGACGAGTGCCACAAAGCTGTTGGTAATCATCCCATGAGAAATATTATGAAAAGATTTGAGTCGTTTGACAGCAGCGAACATCCTAGGATATTGGGCTTGACTGCGACACTTTTGAATGCTAATGTCAAAGTTGAAAAAGTAGAAGCAACAATTCGG GATCTTGAAATCACTCTTCATTCTCGGGTTGCTACTGCAAATTCATATAACACGTTCCGAGAATACGGAAACCTGGACGAAAAATTTGTTCGGTACAATCCTCCCACAACTTATGGTATCGAAGTCGAGCTTGGATTACTTTTTGATTACGCAATTGGCATACTGGATACGATCAAGTTGAAAGGTTCTTTCGACTGCGAGTTGTCAAGCAAGGAGTTATCGCCAAAGCCAAAAAATTTGAgactgaaaaatttgattgaagaCGCACGGGAGCACATTAACACAATGG GATTGTATGGGGGCAGCAAATGTCTTCTTTTGCACATGATACAGCtagaaagtatgaaaaaaacaactgaCGATCTT CAAACGATGACAATACTCGAATTTTTGATCACGCAATTGACGAAAATGCGAAAAATCATCGAACACAAAATGGACGGATATTCAGAGCTTAACAAGATATTCAA ATTTTCTTCAGACCAAGTGTTAAAAACAGTGGAATCTTTGAAGCACTTTAACAGCACGAAAGATGacgagcaaaaattttgttgcatcGTATTTGTTCAACGGAGGGTTAGCGCACGTGTTTTATACAACATATTGAAG AACCTACAAAAACTAAACGAGCAGTACAGTTTTTTGGTTCCGGACTACATACTCGGATACACGAACAATCCGTACAAAAATCCACGGGAAGCCCTGTGTTTATCCAAGTGGAATAAGGAAGCTTTGCTGAG attcCGAAGTGGGCATTCTAATTGTCTAGTAGCAACAGACGTCGTTGATGAGGGCGTGGACGTGCCAACGTGCACGCTCATCGTCCGGTACGATCTTCCGTTAGATTTTCGAAGTTACGTTCAGAGCAAAGGACGAGCACGACACAAATCGAGTCGCTACATCATGCTAATTTCGAGCGAGGACAAAAGTTTCCCatcgaaacataaaaattttcagagGGTCGAGAATCTCATGAAAATG GCTCTTATCGGACATACCGACGATCGTGAGGAAGTCTCCGCCgaagaaatcgaagaaaagtTGTACAAAACTGAAACACCGCCGTACGTCGTCGTTGACGAGGACGGCAATAAGGCAACTGTTACCGACTTGTCCTCGATTGGTTTGATCAACCTCTATTGTGCCAATTTGATAAAATCCAAATTTATCAGTCTCACACCAACTTGGATATTGCATAAAAATCGCAGCGAAATAACTCCAGAGTTACGTTACAAG GTGTCTCTGACTCTACCTTCAGTATCGCCGCTCAATCACACTATCGAGGGTGACGTGAGGGACAGTATAGCAGAGGCAAAACGATCGGCTGCCTTGAAAGCATGCGTGGAACTCCataaaattggcgaattaacCAATCATTTGCTACCCGTGGAACCTAGTGCTGTTCTCGGTTGTAATGAACATTTGTTTCCACAttgggaagaagaaaaatttgatccACACGTTGGAATACCTGGAACAGCAAGCAAAAAACGCATTCACCCGATAAAA CATCCCGAGTCTCTGAATGCAGCTTTTCCGGTATCCAAACGACCGCTTTATCTTCATTTGATTCAAGCGAAACCAAGTTATCCAAAGCCTTACGAGAATCGGCAATGGGTCTTTTACGAAATGTTGTGCGATGACGCTGGTTTTGGGTTGGTCACGACTAAACCTATACCACAG ATTCCAGGATTTCCGATATTCATGAACGTCGGTGAATTGAAagtaaatttgaaagtaaatcACTcagttttcgaaatgtcagaaGAAAACATCGCCGAATTGGTACAGTTTCACTGgctaatttttcacaaagtcCTCAACATCATTAAAAGTTTCATGGTATTTGACACGGAGAATAAAAGCAACAGCTTCTTAGTCGTTCCGA CCGATGCGAATGGAAATTTGTGCTGGTCGACAATTCAAAAGTATAAAATGATCGAGGAGACTCCACCTTCCGAACCATTGAACGTTTTCGAATACGATCAAGCTCTCATAAAGCCCAGCTATAGATCGTCGTCAAGCGTCTACGTTGTTACGCAAGTCTGTGACGATCTCATGGCTGAATCGCCATTTCCGAATGGCGATTATCACAGTTATATGCACTATTACAAGGATCGACACGGTCTGACTATTCGTAATCCCAAACAACCGATGCTCGAGGTCAAGGCcatttctaaaaaaattgattgcatAAGACCGAG AGGCATTAAAGCTGGATTGAGCAAAAGAAAATGTGCGGACATACTAGAAGATTTCGAGGAGCATTTCGTCGCTGAATTGTGTAACAGAACCAACTTTTCGGCTCTCTACTGGCTCAAAGCGAGTTATTTACCATCGGTGTTGCACAGAGTTTGTCAATTGCTCGTAGCCGAGGATCTTCGTGCACAAATCGTGAGAGAAGCGCGTCTTGGTGTTATGAAACTCGAAGGAGGTTCTCTTTGGCCTCCGGTCGTAATTAAATCCACCGACATCGATGAACACCCGGAACTTTTGCTCGAAGTATCGACCGCCGATGAATCATTCGTCGAGCTTTCTGCATCACCAATCGATATACCCGGTCCGGAAATTGACA CTCTCGAATCGAACCTTTATCCATGGAAAAAAGAATCTGAGCCAATAAACCTGTACGgggatattgaaaaaattcaacttaTTGACATTGaatattatcatcaatttatGGCAACTCCATTGGGCACCGACGAAGATGAAATTTTG aaaaagCGAAACCGTTCTCAGCCATTTGCTACTAGGCCCAAGACGAAAGCGCCCGTATTGGAAATACTGAACAAAAATGATGAAGTCGGTCCGAGCCCGGCGGTTATAATGCAAGCCCTTACATCAAAATCGTCTCACGATGTTTTCGATCTCGAAAGACTCGAGACTCTCGGTGATTCTCTGTTGAAATTTGCCGTGTCCCTCTTTTTGTACGAGACTTATCCGGAGTACGGCGAAGGTCAGTTAACCGTGATAAAGGGGAAAATGGTTGGCAATCGGAATCTCTATTATTGCGgtacaaacaaacaaatacCTGGACGAATGAAAGTAGAGAGATTTGAACCAATGTGCAATTTCATATCACCCGCTTTTACCGTCATGCGACCGCTTCAAAATCTGTTGCTGAGCTCCGAG ACATCGCCCAACGTTTTATACGAAATAATGATTCCATCGAACGAGCAATTAGCGGGCATCCCCTCAAATGCAACTCTCGTCAGAATGGAAGAAATCGTGTCGTCTTGGAACGAAGAGAATGCTCATACGGGAATGGAACCCTTTTTGGATGTACAAAGTGTACCCGACAAATCTGTATCGGATGGTGTTGAGGCTCTCATCGGTGTTTATCTTAAC ACAATGGGTCTTACGGGAGCTTTTAAAATCCTCACGTGGTTTAATATTCTTCCATTGGAACTACGGATCGACGATATCCTTCGGAAAGTTTCCAGGAGTCCGAGAATTGGAACTGGAAATCCAGACGATCACATGCCACAGGCCGACTATATCCAGAAACAGATAGGCTACAAATTCAATGATCGAGCTTATCTTTTGCAG GCATTTACACATCCGTCTTATACTCCCAATAACATTACACCCGGATACGAGAGATTGGAATTTCTCGGAGACGCCGTACTCG ATTTCTTAATAACGGTTCACATATACGAGTCGTGTGATTATTTGAGCCCTGGTGCTCTGACAGATTTGCGATCAGCTCTCGTCAACAACATTACCTTTGCATGTTTGGCCGTAAAATATGGTTTTCACACGGCCCTGATGGCGTACGCGCCAAAACTCCAAGAAATAATCGAGAGATTCGTTAAATTCCAAGCGGATCGAGATTTCATTGTGGACGATGAA TTACTTTGGATACTCCTAGAGGAAGAAGACTGCAAAATGGCGGAATTCGTAGATGTGCCAAAAATTTTAGGCGACTTGTTCGAATCGGTGATCGGGGCCATTTACCTCGACACCGGGAAAAATTTGCACAAAGTTTGGGAGATCGTGTACACCATGATGCAAAAAGAAATCA ccaCTTTCAGCAAGCAAGTGCCGAAACAGCCTATACGTGTTATTCACGAAACCCCCGGCGCAAATCCCAAATTTAC GAATACATCGACGGTTGATGGAACGCAAACAGTAATGGTGACACTGGAGGTCACGATCGCCGGAAAAACGAAGACGTTTCATGGATTTGGAGCGAACAAGAAACAAGCTAAATGTGCTGCCGCTAAGCAAGCTCTCAAGTGCATCAGAAGCAACGTGTGA